In Candidatus Bathyanammoxibius amoris, the following are encoded in one genomic region:
- the atpA gene encoding F0F1 ATP synthase subunit alpha — MALKPDEVASILKKEIEGYEEKLQMETVGTVLQVGDGVARIYGLDDCMAGELLEFSEGLYGVALNLEEDNVGAILLGSDENVKEGDVVKTTGKIVQVPVGEALLGRAVNALGQPIDGKGAIAADKFMPVEARAPSVVERMPVKEPLQTGIKPIDAMIPIGRGQRELIIGDRQTGKTAILVDTIINQKDTDVYCIYVAIGQKMSTVLDIMKTLEEYGAMEYTTIVVASASDPAPLLYIAPYAGCAMGEFFRDKGQHALIMYDDLYKHALAYREVSLLLRRPPGREAFPGDVFNIHSRLLERAAKLNEELGGGSLTALPVVETQGGDYSAYIPTNVISITDGQIYLESDLFYSGVRPAISVGLSVSRVGGNAQTPAMKKVAGMLRLTMAQYRELAAFAQFGSDLDKSTQDQLEKGKRLVEILKQPQYEPVPVEKQVMIIFAGVNGYLSDIDVEKIKEFEGKFHKFMSEKYPAVEEEIKEKKKISGDLAHRLTKAIEEIKTEFTGGK, encoded by the coding sequence ATGGCGTTAAAACCTGACGAAGTAGCCTCAATACTTAAGAAGGAGATAGAGGGATACGAAGAGAAGCTGCAGATGGAGACCGTAGGCACGGTGCTCCAGGTGGGTGATGGGGTAGCGAGGATTTATGGTCTCGACGACTGTATGGCAGGCGAACTGTTGGAATTCTCTGAGGGGTTATATGGCGTTGCGCTCAACCTGGAAGAGGATAACGTGGGGGCGATACTCCTGGGTTCGGACGAGAACGTAAAGGAAGGAGACGTGGTAAAGACGACGGGCAAGATAGTGCAGGTGCCCGTTGGTGAAGCGCTTCTGGGAAGGGCCGTGAACGCCCTGGGCCAGCCCATAGACGGTAAAGGCGCCATCGCCGCCGACAAATTCATGCCAGTCGAGGCCCGCGCGCCAAGCGTGGTAGAGAGAATGCCGGTAAAGGAACCACTGCAGACCGGTATAAAGCCCATCGACGCGATGATTCCCATCGGCAGGGGACAGAGGGAACTGATAATAGGCGACCGGCAGACCGGAAAGACCGCCATCCTGGTGGACACCATAATCAATCAGAAAGACACGGACGTCTACTGTATATATGTCGCCATCGGCCAGAAGATGTCCACTGTCCTTGACATAATGAAGACCCTCGAAGAATACGGCGCGATGGAATACACCACCATTGTGGTGGCCTCGGCCAGTGATCCCGCGCCGCTTCTGTATATCGCGCCCTACGCGGGATGCGCCATGGGAGAGTTTTTCAGGGACAAGGGCCAGCACGCCCTTATAATGTACGATGACCTGTACAAACACGCCCTTGCATACCGTGAGGTGTCGCTTCTTCTCAGGCGCCCGCCGGGCCGCGAGGCCTTCCCCGGCGATGTGTTCAATATCCATTCACGTCTGCTCGAGCGTGCCGCCAAGCTGAATGAGGAACTCGGCGGTGGCTCGCTGACAGCGCTGCCCGTGGTAGAGACTCAGGGTGGCGACTATTCCGCATACATCCCGACAAACGTAATCTCCATAACCGACGGACAGATATACCTCGAAAGCGACCTTTTCTATTCCGGCGTCCGCCCGGCCATCAGCGTAGGGCTTTCGGTGTCCCGGGTGGGAGGCAACGCGCAGACTCCCGCCATGAAAAAGGTGGCCGGTATGCTCAGGCTGACGATGGCCCAGTACCGGGAACTGGCGGCCTTCGCACAGTTCGGCTCCGATCTCGACAAGTCCACACAGGACCAGCTCGAAAAAGGAAAGCGCCTGGTGGAGATTCTTAAACAGCCGCAGTACGAGCCGGTGCCAGTAGAGAAACAGGTAATGATTATATTTGCCGGTGTAAACGGTTATCTGAGTGATATCGACGTGGAAAAGATAAAGGAATTTGAAGGCAAATTCCACAAGTTCATGTCTGAAAAATACCCTGCCGTGGAAGAAGAAATAAAAGAAAAGAAGAAGATTAGCGGTGACCTTGCCCACAGGCTCACGAAGGCCATCGAGGAAATTAAGACCGAATTTACGGGAGGTAAATAG
- the atpG gene encoding ATP synthase F1 subunit gamma — protein sequence MQGTREIKQRIRGVTNIQQITRAMEMVAASRLRKAEARVVASRPYNDKMVALINYLAATSVGRSHHLLKPRDVKTIKVLLVTSDKGLCGAYNTNIIQHAVRFSRQNRDKDVRLVLIGKKGQNFFRRRQYNIEKNIPGNVEKISEEQISELAGQFIEEYEAGKCDQIQIFFTKFVTIMRGRPTSLQLLPVETVASEETIKVASTTDYIFEPLPEEILSKLFPKYVESILRCAIFESLASEFGARRVAMISASENAEEMIDELSRSYNRARQEAITRELLEIVSGSEALAHR from the coding sequence GTGCAGGGAACGCGCGAAATAAAACAGCGTATACGCGGCGTTACCAACATCCAGCAGATAACCCGCGCCATGGAAATGGTGGCCGCAAGCCGTTTGAGAAAGGCCGAGGCCCGCGTCGTTGCCTCAAGACCGTACAATGACAAGATGGTGGCTCTTATAAACTACCTCGCCGCTACATCTGTCGGAAGGTCGCACCACCTGCTGAAACCCAGAGACGTCAAGACAATAAAGGTTCTTCTTGTAACGTCTGACAAGGGATTATGCGGGGCCTATAACACTAATATCATCCAGCATGCCGTGAGGTTTTCGAGGCAGAACCGGGATAAAGACGTGAGGCTTGTGCTTATCGGTAAAAAGGGCCAGAACTTCTTCCGTAGAAGACAGTATAATATAGAAAAGAACATCCCTGGCAACGTGGAAAAGATAAGTGAAGAGCAGATAAGTGAACTTGCCGGGCAGTTTATTGAAGAGTACGAAGCAGGCAAGTGCGACCAGATTCAGATATTTTTCACCAAATTCGTAACAATAATGCGCGGGCGGCCTACTTCGCTGCAATTGCTCCCAGTGGAGACAGTGGCTTCGGAAGAGACAATAAAGGTCGCATCGACTACCGACTACATCTTCGAACCGTTGCCCGAGGAAATTCTCTCAAAACTTTTCCCGAAATACGTGGAGTCCATTCTCCGCTGTGCGATATTTGAATCGCTGGCGTCGGAGTTTGGGGCCAGGAGAGTGGCGATGATTTCCGCCTCAGAGAACGCCGAAGAGATGATAGACGAGCTTTCACGCTCTTACAATAGGGCGCGTCAGGAGGCCATTACCAGGGAGCTTCTTGAGATAGTTTCGGGTTCAGAGGCCCTTGCACACAGATAA
- the tsaB gene encoding tRNA (adenosine(37)-N6)-threonylcarbamoyltransferase complex dimerization subunit type 1 TsaB, translating into MKVLGIETSGLVGSVALCEDSGVLAERSFEKGMRHGKALVPSLESVFRELSLEPEKIDLIAVSHGPGSYTGLRVGVTCAKVLAHTLGKPLVAVPTLDVLAENAPPEAVTACPVLDARRERVYACIYRRTRDLWQPSSGPRVIEPQELMDILPRPALLFGDGTVKYKELFTADGITFGSDEMGVARARIVARLGKRIFDEGGKTIDPYKLEPLYMRIPEAEEKLAARRKQAGEKKM; encoded by the coding sequence ATGAAGGTACTTGGTATAGAGACGTCGGGGTTGGTCGGCAGCGTGGCCCTTTGTGAAGATTCGGGTGTGCTTGCGGAGAGGAGTTTTGAGAAGGGCATGCGCCACGGGAAGGCGCTCGTTCCCTCACTTGAAAGTGTGTTCAGGGAGCTGTCGCTTGAGCCGGAAAAAATTGACCTGATAGCGGTAAGCCACGGTCCCGGTTCGTATACGGGGCTGAGGGTGGGGGTCACGTGCGCGAAGGTTTTGGCCCATACGCTTGGAAAGCCGCTGGTGGCCGTTCCTACACTGGATGTACTCGCAGAAAATGCCCCGCCGGAAGCGGTGACGGCCTGTCCGGTGCTGGACGCAAGGAGAGAGCGGGTGTACGCGTGCATCTATAGACGTACACGAGATTTATGGCAACCGTCATCCGGGCCGAGGGTCATTGAACCGCAGGAACTGATGGATATATTACCCCGCCCCGCCCTGCTGTTTGGAGACGGCACGGTTAAATATAAAGAACTCTTCACTGCGGACGGGATAACCTTTGGCAGCGATGAAATGGGCGTGGCAAGGGCACGCATAGTCGCCCGCCTGGGTAAAAGGATTTTTGATGAAGGAGGGAAGACTATCGACCCGTACAAGCTTGAGCCGCTCTACATGAGAATCCCCGAGGCAGAGGAGAAACTGGCAGCACGCCGGAAGCAGGCCGGAGAGAAAAAAATGTAG
- a CDS encoding aldehyde dehydrogenase family protein: protein MIQCKNYIDGQFIEPAGKKLEKKNPSNLQEVVGVLPQSGEDEVKNAVEAARRAFPAWRSLSRIRRGEYLDSLVQILKREKEAISKIITREMGKGINEARADVVEAIHMVQYVFGTVRMPFGDVVSSEIAEKDAFMRRKPKGVIGVITPWNFPLAIPFWLIAPSLAEGNTVVFKPSKDSPCTAQKMAECIVEAGLPPGVINIIYGSGEECGMPLVRHPDVRVLLFTGSSEVGQRIRKVCAELPDRMCACEMGGKNAVIVLDDADMGIAVNASLTSAYKTSGQRCTAAGRIIVHQKRLKEFEKKFVKMSKKIRIGDPMDPNVFTGPLINEGQLEKVLRYNQLARDEGAAVLLNGGRMTGMEYDKGCFVSPFVYRLRYNHKSKVLREEVFGPHVGIIPVKDLDEAIEVHNDVDYGLSCSVITEDFRKAREVRDRCEYGLGYVNLPTIGAEVHLPFGGVKKSGTGMPSASTLIDVVTHRTAWTVNYAKEIKMPQGMDVDVK from the coding sequence GTGATACAGTGTAAGAACTATATAGACGGACAGTTCATAGAGCCTGCGGGCAAGAAATTAGAAAAGAAAAACCCTTCCAATCTCCAGGAGGTGGTAGGGGTACTGCCTCAATCAGGTGAAGATGAGGTAAAGAACGCCGTCGAGGCCGCCAGACGCGCCTTTCCTGCCTGGAGGTCTCTTTCCCGCATCCGCAGGGGTGAATACCTTGACAGCCTGGTCCAGATACTGAAGAGAGAGAAAGAGGCCATCTCTAAGATTATCACCAGGGAGATGGGTAAGGGCATAAACGAGGCAAGGGCGGACGTCGTCGAGGCGATACATATGGTGCAGTACGTATTCGGCACGGTGCGTATGCCCTTCGGGGACGTGGTGTCCTCTGAGATAGCTGAAAAAGACGCCTTTATGAGAAGAAAGCCCAAGGGTGTGATAGGTGTAATCACTCCCTGGAACTTTCCCCTTGCGATACCCTTCTGGCTTATCGCGCCGTCTCTGGCGGAGGGGAACACGGTTGTATTCAAGCCGTCCAAGGACTCACCGTGCACGGCACAGAAAATGGCGGAATGTATCGTAGAGGCAGGACTGCCGCCGGGTGTAATAAACATAATCTATGGTAGCGGCGAGGAGTGTGGTATGCCGCTGGTGCGTCATCCAGACGTTCGTGTGCTCCTCTTTACGGGTTCTTCGGAGGTTGGACAGCGGATACGTAAGGTCTGTGCCGAGTTGCCCGATAGGATGTGTGCCTGCGAGATGGGCGGTAAGAATGCCGTCATCGTCCTGGATGATGCCGACATGGGCATCGCCGTAAATGCTTCTTTGACAAGTGCCTACAAAACTTCCGGACAGCGCTGCACGGCCGCGGGCCGCATTATCGTACACCAGAAAAGACTAAAGGAATTTGAAAAGAAGTTCGTCAAGATGTCGAAAAAAATACGTATCGGCGACCCCATGGACCCCAATGTCTTCACCGGACCCTTGATAAACGAGGGCCAGCTGGAAAAGGTATTACGCTACAACCAGCTTGCCAGGGATGAGGGCGCGGCCGTACTTCTTAACGGCGGCAGGATGACCGGGATGGAGTATGATAAAGGCTGCTTCGTCTCTCCCTTCGTATACAGGTTGAGATATAATCACAAGAGCAAGGTCCTCAGAGAAGAGGTCTTTGGCCCGCACGTGGGCATCATACCCGTAAAAGACCTGGATGAGGCGATAGAGGTTCACAACGACGTGGATTACGGTCTTTCCTGCTCGGTCATCACGGAGGATTTCAGAAAGGCCAGGGAGGTGCGCGACAGGTGTGAATATGGGCTGGGTTATGTGAACCTTCCCACCATAGGGGCGGAGGTGCACCTGCCGTTCGGCGGGGTGAAAAAGAGCGGCACCGGGATGCCCTCGGCCAGCACGCTCATTGACGTGGTCACCCACCGCACCGCCTGGACGGTGAACTACGCAAAAGAAATCAAGATGCCCCAGGGAATGGATGTGGATGTAAAATGA
- the atpC gene encoding ATP synthase F1 subunit epsilon: MTGENTFRLDVISPTGIQYEGDVVSVVAEGVEGSMGILHDHAPLLTWLNQGKFKIKEPGDKTVELELEGGFMEVRNNNVVVLTETKSKT; this comes from the coding sequence ATGACGGGCGAGAACACTTTCAGGCTGGACGTGATTTCACCGACCGGAATACAGTATGAGGGCGACGTTGTGAGCGTGGTAGCCGAGGGGGTGGAAGGCTCTATGGGAATACTGCACGACCATGCCCCGTTGCTTACCTGGCTTAACCAGGGCAAGTTCAAGATAAAAGAGCCCGGAGATAAGACAGTCGAACTTGAACTTGAAGGCGGGTTTATGGAGGTCCGCAACAACAACGTAGTGGTGCTTACGGAAACTAAATCAAAAACCTGA
- the atpH gene encoding ATP synthase F1 subunit delta, which produces MIDKTLATGYLQALFELAKSKGQLQEAANNLETVSRLFRENADLKKILLHPSVTRDEKARLVKSVFAPYISPLVRNFLLLIVSKRRESILSDLLEEYQAVADLVGGRSRAVIRTAIPLTEEKHARLKKALEDMAQKEVEIETQVAPEILGGVVVRIGNRVIDGSVASRLKNLRRRLVEVGIS; this is translated from the coding sequence GTGATAGACAAGACACTCGCCACCGGATATCTTCAGGCACTTTTTGAGCTTGCCAAATCAAAGGGCCAGCTCCAGGAGGCCGCAAATAACCTGGAAACCGTCTCCAGGCTTTTCAGGGAAAATGCCGACCTGAAGAAGATCTTACTCCACCCTTCTGTTACAAGGGACGAGAAGGCGAGGCTCGTCAAAAGTGTCTTTGCTCCATACATAAGCCCCCTGGTCAGAAACTTCTTGCTGTTAATCGTGTCGAAGAGGCGGGAGAGTATATTGAGTGACCTGCTCGAAGAGTACCAGGCGGTGGCCGATCTGGTAGGCGGCAGGAGCAGGGCCGTCATAAGAACCGCCATACCTCTAACAGAGGAGAAACATGCCCGGCTTAAGAAGGCCCTTGAGGACATGGCACAGAAGGAAGTTGAGATAGAGACACAGGTGGCCCCCGAAATACTTGGCGGAGTAGTCGTTAGAATCGGCAACAGGGTGATTGACGGGAGTGTAGCCTCCCGTCTTAAGAATTTGAGAAGGAGACTGGTAGAGGTGGGTATTAGCTGA
- the atpD gene encoding F0F1 ATP synthase subunit beta, translating to MSNKGTIEQIIGPVVDIRFTPKNLPAIHDAVKIKNAEKGIDLTLEVAQHVGNDTVRCVSLATTDGLVRGMEADDTGGPISVPVGKETLGRLFNLLGEPIDNAGEVKAKKKLPIHREPPPFDDRETTTNLFETGLKVVDLLAPFAKGGKVGMFGGAGVGKTVLIMELIRNIATEHGGVSTFAGVGERTREGNDLWLEMKESGVIEKTCLVFGQMNEPPGARLRVALTALTMAEYFRDAEGQDVLLFIDNIFRFVQAGSEVSALLGRMPSAVGYQPTLASEMGDLQERITSTKKGSITSMQAIYVPADDFTDPAPVATFPHLDSTIWLSRQIAELGIYPAVDPLRSTSRILDPKILGEEHYFVAREVQRILQRNKELQDFIAILGMEELTEEDKLLVNRARRVQKFLSQPFFVAEQFTGMKGKYVPLQDTIRSFKEVVEGKHDDLPEQAFYMVGTIEDVVENAKGMAVEETA from the coding sequence TTGAGTAATAAAGGAACTATTGAACAGATTATCGGCCCCGTGGTTGATATAAGATTCACGCCGAAAAACCTTCCGGCTATACATGACGCCGTTAAGATTAAAAATGCGGAGAAAGGTATAGACCTGACCCTGGAGGTAGCGCAGCACGTGGGCAATGACACGGTAAGGTGTGTTTCACTGGCCACCACCGACGGGCTCGTAAGGGGAATGGAGGCGGACGATACGGGGGGCCCCATAAGTGTGCCGGTAGGCAAGGAAACACTTGGCAGGTTATTCAACCTCCTGGGGGAGCCCATAGATAACGCCGGCGAGGTAAAAGCCAAGAAGAAACTCCCTATACATCGTGAACCGCCCCCTTTTGACGACAGGGAGACGACAACCAACCTCTTCGAGACGGGGCTTAAAGTTGTAGACCTGCTGGCACCTTTCGCCAAAGGCGGAAAGGTCGGTATGTTTGGTGGCGCGGGGGTGGGCAAGACGGTGCTCATCATGGAACTCATCAGGAACATCGCCACGGAGCACGGCGGAGTCTCCACCTTTGCCGGCGTGGGCGAGAGGACCAGGGAAGGAAACGATCTCTGGCTTGAGATGAAGGAATCGGGTGTGATAGAGAAGACCTGCCTTGTATTCGGCCAGATGAACGAACCACCGGGCGCGCGTCTGAGGGTTGCGCTGACGGCTCTCACGATGGCCGAGTATTTCAGGGACGCGGAGGGACAGGACGTGCTTCTATTTATCGACAACATCTTTCGTTTCGTGCAGGCCGGTTCGGAGGTTTCGGCCCTGCTCGGCCGTATGCCCTCCGCGGTGGGTTATCAGCCAACCCTGGCCTCGGAGATGGGAGACCTGCAGGAGAGAATCACCTCGACCAAGAAGGGCTCCATAACCTCTATGCAGGCTATCTACGTGCCTGCGGACGATTTTACCGACCCGGCGCCCGTAGCCACGTTCCCCCACCTGGACTCAACGATATGGCTCTCGCGGCAGATTGCCGAACTTGGGATTTATCCCGCGGTAGACCCGCTGCGTTCTACTTCAAGGATACTTGACCCGAAGATCTTGGGCGAAGAGCATTACTTTGTGGCAAGAGAGGTACAGAGAATCCTGCAGAGGAATAAAGAGCTCCAGGACTTTATAGCCATCCTGGGTATGGAGGAGCTTACCGAGGAGGATAAGTTGCTGGTCAACAGGGCCCGGAGGGTGCAGAAATTCCTCTCGCAACCGTTCTTCGTCGCAGAGCAATTCACCGGGATGAAGGGCAAGTACGTGCCCTTACAAGACACCATCAGAAGTTTCAAAGAAGTAGTAGAAGGAAAGCACGACGACCTCCCCGAACAGGCCTTCTACATGGTGGGGACCATAGAGGACGTTGTGGAAAATGCTAAAGGTATGGCCGTGGAGGAGACGGCATGA